In Ammospiza nelsoni isolate bAmmNel1 chromosome 30, bAmmNel1.pri, whole genome shotgun sequence, a single window of DNA contains:
- the R3HCC1 gene encoding R3H and coiled-coil domain-containing protein 1 has product MDGVFLSPSEDEFVGRIVEELEHFMEQGQHHRVLLFPPLSSRLRYLIHRTVENMELLSSFSVGEGWRRRTVICHSAVRLPSEPSSDHKAGPSAARVQRPAQPWGRGARGARGLRHAGDTHGDSARATVGSGRISRPPRRKAERAPFVPRGGRRKANWRERDSPGDEAAAGGENGARNPSREQRELGGAGGSPGKEEGVPGRGSAEHPLRAEKVPSLGNGGDSCEREGWGEDCSHSPNSAHHKHPPEAGEEEPSHGSTTIPEHSKHPPEGGEEEPSHGSTTIPEHSEHPPEGGEEEPSHGSTTIPEHNKHPSEAGEEEPSHGSTTIPEGSDFQAQLQEEKQSSRDSRGLECGRSCVPLENHGGSRTAPGVTAPGVTAPGVTDTVADQHSRDSQRVPAVPSPSAGQVEQEPLQKVLEGPAEAVAAPEPLHEGDPGRIQGKEEEEDKEGSGVAEAMRRGLDLAAGDREGTRQSDLEDDCTAELLAEIVGNLSVKDISIERISVDYSGYGEAQVSEGDLAHVTEIYDFPSSLKTEDLLGMFSDFHESGFKIQWVDDTHALGIFSSPSTASQALGRRYPCLKIRPLLHASKQAKVKALQRPKLLQLGKERPQTDTAVARRLLSHALGWRQRQQEPAGNEDFQPEPLDQEE; this is encoded by the exons atggaTGGCGTTTTCCTGTCGCCCAGCGAGGATGAGTTCGTGGGCAGGATcgtggaggagctggagcacttcatggagcagggccagcaccaCCG GGTGCTGCTGTTCCCACCCCTGTCCAGCCGCCTCAGGTACCTGATCCACAGGACCGTGGAGAACATGGAGTTGCTGAGCAGCTTCTCGGTGGGagagggctggaggaggaggacagtCATTTGTCACTCTGCTGTCAG GCTTCCCAGCGAGCCCTCCAGTGACCACAAGGCGGGTCCCAGCGCTGCCCGTGTGCAGCGCCCGGCGCAGCCCTGGGgccggggggcgcggggggcccGGGGGCTGCGCCACGCCGGGGACACGCACGGGGACAGCGCCCGCGCCACCGTGGGCTCGGGCAGGATCTCCAGACCGCCCCGGAGGAAAGCAGAGCGAGCCCCGTTCGTGCCCCGAGGGGGCCGGAGAAAGGCGAATTGGAGGGAGCGCGACAGCCCCGGGGACGAGGCggctgcaggaggggaaaaCGGCGCCAGGAATCCCAGCCGGGAGCAGCGGGAGCTgggcggggctgggggcagccctgggaaggaagagggagTCCCTGGAAGAGGCAGCGCTGAGCATCCCCTGCGTGCTGAGAAGGTGCCATCCTTGGGAAATGGCGGCGATTCCTGCGAGCGGGAAGGTTGGGGTGAGGACTGTTCCCATTCCCCAAATTCTGCACACCACAAACACCCACctgaggcaggggaggaggaacCAAGCCATGGCAGCACCACCATTCCAGAGCACAGCAAACACCCAcctgagggaggagaggaagaacCAAGCCATGGCAGCACCACCATTCCAGAGCACAGCGAACACCCAcctgagggaggagaggaagaacCAAGCCATGGCAGCACCACCATTCCAGAGCACAACAAACACCCATCTGAGGCAGGGGAGGAAGAACCAAGCCATGGCAGCACCACCATTCCAGAAGGCAGCGACTTCCaggcccagctgcaggaggagaagcaATCCAGCCGGGATTCCAGAGGGTTGGAGTGTGGGAGGAGCTGTGTCCCTTTGGAGAACCACGGTGGcagcaggacagccccaggtgtgACAGCCCCAGGTGTGACAGCCCCAGGTGTGACAGACACTGTGGCAGATCAGCATTCCCGGGATTCCCAGCGAGTCCcggctgttcccagccccagcGCTGGGCAGGTGGAGCAGGAGCCCCTGCAGAAGGTTCTGGAAGGTCCAGCcgaggctgtggctgcccctgagcCGCTCCATGAGGGAGATCCAGGGCGGAtccaggggaaggaggaagaggaggacaAGGAAGGCTCCGGTGTGGCCGAGGCAATGAGGAGGGGCCTGGATttggctgcaggggacagagaggggacgAGGCAGAGCGACCTCGAGGACGACTGCACGGCAGAGCTCCTGGCTGAG ATCGTTGGGAACCTGTCAGTGAAGGACATCAGCATCGAGAGGATCTCTGTGGATTACTCTGGCTATGGGGAGGCGCAGGTCAGCGAGGGGGACCTGGCCCACGTCACCGAGATCTACGACTTCCCCTCGTCCCTGAAAACCGAGGATCTGCTGGGAATGTTCTCGGATTTCCA TGAAAGTGGCTTCAAAATCCAGTGGGTGGATGACACCCATGCCCTGGGAATCTTCTCCAGCCCCTCCACAG cctcgCAGGCCCTGGGCCGCCGCTACCCCTGCCTGAAGATCCGGCCCCTGCTCCACGCCAGCAAACAGGCCAAGGTCAAGGCCCTGCAGAGACCGA agctgcttcagctggggaaggagaggccCCAGACGGACACGGCCGTGGCCAGGAGGCTCCTGTCCCACGccctgggctggaggcagcGGCAGCAGGAGCCCGCGGGGAATGAGGATTTCCAGCCAGAACCCCTGGATCAGGAGGaataa
- the LOC132085425 gene encoding D(1) dopamine receptor-like — protein MDGFYPSAGGAGQDGLSATSWAAQSHSPLSLRVVTAACLSLLILTTLLGNALVCLAVLRFPHLRSKVTNLFVVSLAVSDLLVAVLVMPWRAASDVLGFWPFGAFCDLWVAFDITCCTASILHLCLISVERYWAIAEPFRHQRRVTQRLAFVTIAVAWLLSLLISFLPVQLQWHKAREQLGFNGSAEEGSCDPSLSRTYAISSSLISFYIPVAIMLGTYGRLFRLARRQLRGISSLETPVGQSDHPRETSLKTSLKKETKVLQTLSIIVGVFVCCWLPFFVLNCLVPFCDPDLHVPGASPCVSRAVLSTFTWLGWANSALNPIVYAFNAEFRAAFTSLLGWGCLCRGSAVETVTFSNELVSFHPDTSRPVALQSLSPPQLLPHAVLQVESPEVALERVSPGSSPSQNALPECGTPVQLGRVPPLASSAFH, from the exons ATGGATGGGTTTTACCCCTcggcaggaggagctgggcaggacgggctcagtgccaccagctgggcagcacaaagccacTCCCCGCTGTCCCTGCGGGTGGTGACAGCCGCCTGCCtgtccctcctcatcctcaccacGCTGCTGGGGAACGCCCTGGTGTGCCTGGCCGTGCTCAGGTTCCCACACCTGCGCTCCAAGGTCACCAACCTCTTCGTGGTCTCCCTGGCCGTGTCTGACCTGCTGGTGGCCGTGCTGGTGATGCCCTGGAGAGCTGCCAGCGACGTGCTGGGCTTCTGGCCCTTCGGGGCCTTCTGTGACCTCTGGGTGGCCTTTGACATCACGTGCTGCACGGCCTCCATCCTCCACCTGTGCCTCATCAGCGTCGAGCGCTACTGGGCCATCGCCGAGCCCTTCCGCCACCAGAGGAGGGTGACACAGCGCCTGGCCTTCGTCACCATCGCGGTGGCTTGGCTGCTGTCCCTCCTCATCTCCTTCCTCCCCGTGCAGCTGCAGTGGCACAAGGCCCGGGAGCAGCTGGGGTTTAATGGCTCTGCGGAGGAGGGGAGCTGTGATCCCAGCCTCAGCAGGACCTACGCCATCTCCTCGTCCCTCATCAGCTTCTACATCCCCGTGGCCATCATGCTGGGCACCTACGGGCGCCTCTTCCGCCTGGCCCGGCGCCAGCTCCGTGGGATCTCCTCCCTGGAGACACCGGTGGGACAGAGCGACCACCCTCGGGAAACCTCCCTGAAAACCTCCCTCAAGAAGGAGACCAAGGTGCTGCAGACCCTCTCCATCATCGTGGGCGTctttgtgtgctgctggctgcccttCTTCGTGCTCAACTGCCTGGTGCCCTTCTGCGACCCCGATCTCCACGTCCCGGGAGCGTCGCCGTGCGTCAGCAGGGCCGTGCTCAGCACCTtcacctggctgggctgggccaacTCTGCCCTCAACCCCATCGTCTACGCCTTCAACGCCGAGTTCCGCGCCGCTttcacctccctgctgggctggggctgcctgtgccGCGGCAGCGCCGTGGAGACGGTGACCTTCAGCAACGAGCTGGTGTCCTTCCACCCTGACACCTCCAGGCCGGT ggctctgcagagcctcagcccaccccagctgctgccccacgctgtgctgcaggtggagAGCCCCGAGGTGGCCTTGGAGAGGGTTTCTCCAGGCTCCTCCCCATCTCAGAATGCCCTTCCTGAGTGTGGGACCCCCGTCCAGCTGGGGAGGGTTCCCCCTCTGGCCAGCAGCGCCTTCCATTGA